A single Clostridia bacterium DNA region contains:
- a CDS encoding sigma-54-dependent Fis family transcriptional regulator: MERDIELILDSTHDAMIGVNTEGIITLFNKAAERLTEIPSEDAIGKYVADVIIDTRLPFILETGKSELNQQQNLGSIKIITNRMPVKDKQGKIIGAIAVFRDITEVIELAEEITNLKEMQSMLAAIFNATQDAISVVDQKGLGVMINPAYTRITGLSEKDVIGKPATVDIAEGESLHMQVIKTKNPIKGALLKVGPTHKEVLVNAAPIIVDGELRGSVGVIHDLSEITKLSNELKNAKDIIRSLEAKYTFEDIIGKDALLLAAVDKARKAAEIPITVLLRGESGTGKEIFAHSIHNASERKYRKFVRVNCSAIPETLLESELFGYEEGAFTGAKKGGRKGLFEEANGGTIFLDEIGEIPQGTQSKLLRVLQEKEFVRVGGTKSINIDVRVIAATNVDLEAAIDSGRFRADLYYRLNVLPINIPPLRMRKGDIYDLSIFFIKKFNQLYGRNVQDISHQAVEELKAYNWPGNVRELDNFIGRAIINMKINDSVILETHLSQFERLVKVGGMPVDNSESYEDISMTLDDIVEKSEKRYIVQVMKECANNKTKAAKLLDISLRSLYYKLEKYGLE; this comes from the coding sequence ATGGAAAGGGATATAGAACTAATATTGGACTCTACTCATGATGCTATGATTGGCGTCAATACTGAGGGTATAATAACGCTTTTCAACAAAGCCGCCGAAAGGCTCACTGAGATACCTTCAGAAGATGCTATAGGAAAGTATGTGGCTGATGTAATAATTGATACAAGGCTGCCATTCATACTGGAGACGGGTAAATCGGAGCTGAATCAACAGCAAAACCTGGGCAGCATCAAAATTATAACCAACAGGATGCCTGTAAAAGATAAGCAGGGGAAAATAATAGGAGCTATTGCGGTATTCAGGGATATCACCGAAGTTATAGAGCTGGCGGAGGAAATAACAAACCTTAAGGAAATGCAGAGTATGCTGGCGGCAATATTCAATGCCACTCAGGATGCAATATCGGTTGTGGATCAGAAGGGGTTGGGCGTAATGATAAACCCTGCCTATACAAGAATTACCGGATTGTCGGAAAAGGATGTGATAGGCAAGCCGGCTACTGTTGATATTGCCGAAGGAGAAAGCCTTCACATGCAGGTAATTAAAACCAAAAATCCTATTAAAGGCGCCCTTCTGAAGGTGGGACCTACGCATAAGGAAGTGCTGGTTAATGCTGCACCCATAATAGTGGATGGGGAGCTAAGGGGCAGTGTGGGTGTAATACATGATTTATCGGAAATAACCAAGCTTTCCAACGAATTGAAGAATGCTAAGGATATCATTAGAAGCCTGGAAGCCAAGTATACCTTCGAGGACATCATAGGGAAGGATGCGCTGCTTTTGGCTGCTGTAGATAAAGCCAGGAAGGCTGCGGAAATCCCTATAACTGTGCTTTTAAGAGGTGAAAGTGGTACAGGTAAGGAAATATTCGCTCATTCAATACATAACGCGAGTGAGAGAAAATATAGAAAATTCGTAAGGGTTAACTGTTCCGCGATCCCAGAGACACTTCTTGAATCGGAGCTGTTCGGGTACGAAGAAGGGGCTTTTACCGGGGCTAAAAAAGGCGGAAGAAAAGGTCTTTTCGAGGAAGCTAACGGAGGAACTATCTTCCTGGACGAGATAGGGGAGATTCCTCAGGGAACACAGTCAAAACTGCTCAGGGTGCTGCAGGAAAAAGAGTTCGTAAGGGTTGGCGGGACTAAATCAATAAACATAGATGTCAGGGTAATTGCCGCAACTAACGTAGATCTTGAAGCAGCCATTGACAGCGGCAGGTTCAGGGCGGACTTGTATTACAGGCTGAATGTGCTTCCGATAAATATTCCCCCATTAAGGATGCGAAAAGGCGATATTTATGACCTGTCCATATTTTTTATAAAGAAATTTAACCAGCTTTACGGGCGCAATGTTCAGGACATATCACACCAAGCTGTTGAGGAGCTTAAAGCCTACAACTGGCCGGGGAACGTAAGAGAGCTGGATAATTTCATAGGACGTGCAATCATAAACATGAAGATAAACGACTCAGTGATACTGGAGACGCACCTGTCTCAGTTTGAAAGGCTTGTGAAGGTCGGAGGCATGCCTGTTGACAATAGTGAGAGTTACGAGGACATATCCATGACTCTGGATGATATCGTGGAGAAGTCGGAGAAACGCTATATAGTTCAGGTTATGAAGGAGTGTGCCAATAATAAGACCAAGGCAGCGAAGCTCTTGGATATATCCTTGAGGAGTCTTTACTATAAGCTGGAGAAATACGGATTGGAATAA
- a CDS encoding CdaR family protein — MNDRFLNKDITIRIFSVMLALLLWFYVITEQNPEITKDITIPVRLINTVFLEKSNMMLANDPNSFKLTLRLKGKNNELDKLNETTVDAVADLEGHRLKGDNFVKININGIPEDVNILMKSADSLKVVLEPKVSVQKSVHVNIMGNPSHGLAAMTPMIAPNDVVITGAESQINKINTVRVDVDIASVNAEVKKILPVRALDENGKDIQNITIEPGNIEVSIPIENTKRVGLQMDLSGQPAAGYVISNMSVSPAEILVTGKQQILEGINSIKTEKIDITDGTADVSREVKLVMPDGVELVNASEKMSIFINIEKVITSDMTIGSIEYVNLAEGLEVGSIQNGMVVSLRGAEGLLIDATNTIKFYVDLKHANEGTNVLNILWEVPQGVEVMGVSPQQTEVVLKKSGT; from the coding sequence ATGAATGATAGATTTTTAAACAAGGATATTACTATACGGATATTTTCAGTTATGCTGGCGTTGCTGCTCTGGTTCTATGTTATAACAGAGCAGAATCCTGAAATTACAAAGGATATAACAATTCCGGTCAGGCTTATTAACACTGTATTCCTTGAGAAGAGCAACATGATGCTGGCTAACGACCCTAACAGCTTTAAACTTACTCTTAGATTAAAAGGCAAGAATAATGAGTTGGATAAGCTTAACGAGACCACTGTTGACGCTGTTGCTGATTTAGAAGGTCATAGGCTTAAGGGTGATAACTTTGTAAAAATAAATATCAATGGCATACCTGAGGATGTGAATATCCTGATGAAATCAGCGGATAGCCTTAAGGTAGTGCTCGAACCCAAAGTAAGCGTTCAGAAAAGCGTACACGTTAATATAATGGGGAATCCATCCCACGGCTTGGCGGCTATGACCCCTATGATAGCACCAAATGATGTTGTCATAACCGGGGCAGAATCCCAAATCAACAAAATAAATACCGTAAGGGTTGATGTGGATATTGCCAGTGTTAATGCGGAAGTAAAGAAGATACTGCCTGTGAGGGCTCTGGATGAAAACGGGAAGGATATACAAAATATCACTATAGAACCCGGCAATATAGAAGTAAGCATTCCTATAGAGAATACGAAGCGTGTCGGCTTGCAAATGGATTTGTCAGGACAGCCGGCTGCTGGATATGTAATAAGCAATATGTCAGTATCTCCTGCGGAGATACTTGTTACCGGAAAGCAGCAGATCCTTGAAGGTATAAATTCTATAAAAACTGAGAAAATTGATATTACTGATGGAACAGCAGATGTATCGAGGGAAGTAAAGCTGGTAATGCCTGATGGTGTTGAACTTGTGAATGCCAGTGAAAAGATGAGCATATTCATCAATATAGAGAAGGTAATAACAAGTGATATGACTATCGGCAGCATCGAATATGTGAATCTTGCAGAGGGCTTGGAGGTTGGAAGCATACAAAACGGTATGGTGGTTAGCTTGAGAGGTGCAGAGGGCTTATTGATTGATGCCACGAATACCATCAAATTCTATGTTGACCTGAAGCATGCCAATGAGGGCACCAATGTCCTGAATATATTGTGGGAAGTGCCCCAAGGGGTTGAGGTTATGGGAGTATCACCGCAGCAGACTGAGGTGGTGTTGAAAAAGAGCGGTACATAG
- the cdaA gene encoding diadenylate cyclase CdaA codes for MEELRELLPYLKMWNTYVDIGIIAVIIYKIMNLIKETRAEQLIKGIAMLIIATKLSEVLGFHAVYWLLKNAMTVGVIAILIIFQPELRRALEHLGRGKFFVKGELLDQEIDKMLDEINIAVTHLSKNKIGAIIVLEQETGLNEYIETGTKLDSIVTNELLVNLFVPNTPLHDGAVIIRRNRITAAGCFLPLTQSQNLSKELGTRHRAAIGITEISDSLVIIVSEETGVISFAKMGRLSRYLDTKSMKEIIKNSYKIKESKQPVWMKWGAKNE; via the coding sequence GTGGAGGAACTTAGGGAGCTGCTTCCGTATCTCAAAATGTGGAATACATATGTAGATATTGGAATAATCGCCGTTATTATTTATAAAATAATGAACTTAATAAAAGAAACAAGGGCAGAGCAGCTGATTAAGGGTATCGCCATGCTTATAATTGCAACCAAGCTCAGTGAGGTCCTTGGCTTCCATGCTGTATACTGGCTGCTGAAAAACGCAATGACAGTGGGAGTTATTGCAATACTGATAATCTTCCAACCAGAGCTAAGACGTGCACTTGAGCACCTTGGGAGGGGCAAGTTCTTCGTGAAGGGGGAGCTGCTTGACCAAGAAATTGATAAGATGCTGGATGAAATTAATATTGCAGTCACACACCTTTCAAAGAATAAAATCGGGGCCATCATAGTATTAGAGCAGGAAACTGGTTTAAATGAGTATATAGAGACGGGCACCAAGCTTGATTCCATAGTTACAAATGAACTATTGGTGAACCTGTTCGTTCCCAACACTCCTCTCCATGATGGTGCTGTGATAATTAGAAGGAATAGAATTACTGCTGCAGGGTGCTTCCTGCCCCTTACCCAGAGCCAGAACCTGAGCAAGGAGCTCGGTACCAGGCACAGGGCTGCAATAGGTATAACCGAGATATCCGACTCCTTGGTAATAATCGTATCTGAGGAGACTGGTGTCATATCCTTCGCCAAAATGGGAAGACTGTCAAGGTATCTGGATACCAAGTCCATGAAGGAAATAATCAAGAACAGCTATAAGATCAAGGAAAGCAAGCAGCCCGTATGGATGAAGTGGGGTGCCAAAAATGAATGA
- a CDS encoding undecaprenyl-diphosphate phosphatase, with amino-acid sequence MNTIQAIILGLIQGLTEFLPISSSGHLVLFQKIFGITEPTLIFDTMVHVGTLAAVVTVLWKEIFSLLKKPFQKLTWLLVAGTIPTGIIAIMFRDSFEAMYKSGSTLGFEFLATGVIILFAERLSTGRKNIKETSYLDAAFIGVMQGAAIMPAISRSGLTISGALLRGLDREFAAKFSFLLSIPAILGAAVFQVKDIFEAGGGSIITTPMVAGTIAAAAAGYFSIRFMIVLLKKGSMRYFSYYVFAVGTLVIIDQYITHLFF; translated from the coding sequence ATGAACACTATTCAAGCAATAATACTGGGACTTATTCAGGGACTTACGGAGTTTCTGCCTATAAGCAGCTCAGGACATCTGGTGCTGTTTCAAAAGATATTCGGAATAACTGAGCCTACACTGATATTTGATACCATGGTGCATGTAGGAACACTTGCGGCTGTAGTTACGGTGCTATGGAAAGAAATATTCTCCCTTCTTAAAAAACCCTTTCAAAAGCTTACATGGCTGTTGGTTGCTGGTACTATACCGACAGGAATCATAGCAATAATGTTTAGGGATTCCTTCGAAGCAATGTACAAGAGCGGCAGCACCTTAGGCTTTGAGTTCCTGGCGACCGGTGTAATTATTCTTTTTGCTGAAAGGCTGAGCACAGGAAGAAAGAATATAAAGGAGACATCATATCTTGATGCCGCTTTTATCGGGGTTATGCAAGGGGCTGCAATCATGCCTGCTATTTCAAGGTCGGGACTTACTATCTCGGGTGCGCTGCTTAGGGGTCTGGACAGGGAGTTTGCTGCTAAGTTTTCCTTTCTGCTCTCAATCCCTGCTATATTAGGAGCTGCGGTATTTCAGGTAAAGGACATTTTCGAGGCGGGAGGCGGCAGCATCATCACAACGCCAATGGTTGCAGGGACTATAGCAGCGGCGGCGGCAGGCTATTTCTCTATAAGATTTATGATTGTTCTGCTGAAAAAGGGCAGTATGAGGTATTTTTCTTATTATGTGTTTGCGGTTGGAACACTGGTAATAATTGATCAATATATCACACATCTGTTCTTTTAG
- a CDS encoding polyprenyl synthetase family protein, with amino-acid sequence MWNDNEFLRKELESVEDTIKKSLRTRNKTVKEALVEFVNSGGKRLRPAFTILGGTFGEYHSNTIVKVAAALEIIHMATLIHDDIIDDAKLRRGKETVHSVLGKDVAVYSGDFLLTRGFMLVADYSDMDMLRQVAKASAYICDSEISQNEQRFDTDVSVKQYLKRIGGKTAALFAISLYMGAYKAGCPKKLVNKLGVLGNNIGMAFQIIDDILDLTGNAAKVGKPLLNDAAQGVYTLPIIYALRSEYKKQVLEALSRIRKDNGLSLYAVMDASKAIERSKNLAEKYISKALKSAKELPDSMGKEIIIEIINDQLERKF; translated from the coding sequence ATGTGGAATGATAATGAATTTTTAAGAAAAGAGCTGGAATCTGTAGAAGATACAATAAAGAAGTCTTTGAGAACAAGAAATAAAACGGTCAAAGAAGCGTTGGTGGAGTTTGTAAACAGCGGAGGCAAAAGACTTAGGCCTGCTTTTACAATACTTGGCGGAACCTTTGGTGAATATCATAGCAATACTATTGTGAAAGTAGCTGCAGCTCTGGAAATAATCCACATGGCCACTCTCATACATGATGACATAATAGATGATGCAAAGCTCAGGAGAGGAAAGGAAACAGTACACTCGGTACTGGGCAAAGATGTAGCTGTATACAGCGGAGATTTTCTGCTTACCCGTGGCTTCATGCTGGTAGCTGATTATTCGGATATGGATATGCTAAGACAGGTGGCAAAAGCTTCGGCATATATCTGTGATAGTGAAATATCCCAAAATGAGCAGAGATTTGATACTGATGTAAGTGTTAAACAGTATCTCAAAAGGATTGGCGGAAAAACCGCCGCTTTATTTGCAATAAGCCTGTATATGGGCGCTTATAAGGCGGGATGTCCCAAGAAGCTTGTGAATAAGCTGGGGGTGTTGGGCAATAATATTGGTATGGCCTTCCAGATTATTGATGACATTCTGGATTTAACCGGCAATGCGGCAAAGGTGGGCAAACCATTGCTAAATGATGCCGCACAGGGAGTATATACTTTGCCGATAATATATGCACTTCGTTCAGAATATAAAAAGCAGGTTTTGGAAGCCTTAAGCAGAATACGCAAGGATAATGGATTATCACTGTATGCAGTCATGGATGCCTCAAAGGCTATTGAAAGGTCAAAGAACCTTGCTGAGAAATATATAAGTAAAGCCTTGAAAAGTGCCAAGGAGTTGCCTGATTCGATGGGAAAAGAAATAATAATAGAAATAATTAACGACCAACTTGAAAGAAAATTCTAA
- a CDS encoding Gx transporter family protein, whose protein sequence is MSRTKKMVLLGILVSQALILHIIERMIPVPIPVPGIKLGLANAISLVTIILFGPKEALMVVGMRTLLGSVFGGGVSGFIYSFIGGSISTLAMAVMYKNFRNLFSLPVISVVGAVFHNIGQILVASLIVQNMKLFYYLPLLLVSAVITGLFIGFAVQYTMRPMRHILGIGSDGNVE, encoded by the coding sequence ATGAGTAGGACAAAAAAAATGGTGTTGCTGGGCATTCTGGTTTCACAAGCATTAATACTTCATATAATTGAGAGAATGATTCCTGTACCGATTCCTGTCCCAGGGATAAAGCTTGGTCTGGCGAACGCAATTTCGCTTGTGACAATCATATTGTTCGGACCTAAGGAAGCTCTTATGGTTGTGGGTATGAGAACCCTTCTGGGGTCTGTATTTGGCGGCGGAGTATCTGGTTTCATATACAGCTTCATAGGAGGTTCGATAAGCACGCTGGCAATGGCAGTGATGTATAAAAATTTCAGGAACCTTTTCAGTCTGCCTGTGATAAGTGTAGTGGGCGCTGTGTTTCACAACATTGGACAAATATTGGTAGCCAGCCTTATAGTACAGAATATGAAGCTATTTTACTACTTACCCCTTTTATTGGTTTCAGCAGTGATTACAGGATTATTTATAGGATTCGCAGTACAATATACCATGAGACCAATGAGACACATACTTGGAATAGGAAGTGATGGAAATGTGGAATGA
- a CDS encoding NusG domain II-containing protein, giving the protein MKLKKGDLIIVIILAVAAISWFWINNMSESKDERQIVVETNGNFYKSIPIEAGMKKQKVHIDFEDGKYIDILIDENGAYVKDVICPDKVCQKTGVVNKVGQSIVCLPNKVAVYVEGKTESEVDDISF; this is encoded by the coding sequence ATGAAGCTAAAAAAAGGCGATTTGATCATCGTAATAATACTAGCTGTCGCGGCAATTTCATGGTTTTGGATTAACAATATGAGTGAGTCGAAAGATGAGAGACAGATTGTGGTAGAAACAAACGGGAATTTTTATAAATCGATTCCTATAGAAGCAGGAATGAAGAAGCAGAAGGTCCATATAGACTTTGAAGATGGAAAATACATTGATATCCTAATTGATGAAAATGGTGCCTATGTTAAAGATGTAATATGTCCGGACAAGGTGTGCCAGAAGACAGGAGTGGTGAACAAAGTTGGACAGAGCATAGTATGCCTGCCTAACAAAGTTGCTGTCTACGTTGAGGGAAAGACAGAATCTGAAGTTGATGATATTTCATTTTGA
- a CDS encoding FAD:protein FMN transferase → MILKRKMLLVTTIALITTFALAGCQTPASTPAPAPAAKGEPISRTDYMLGTVIDITIYDKSDTTILDKAFARIAEIESKMTINNAETSEIIALNNASGVNEVKLSPDTFLVVEKGKQYSERSDGKFDITVGPIVKLWNIGTESAAVPDKDELAEAVKLIDYNKLILNKENLTAKLETPNMKVDLGAIAKGYTADEVARVLKENGVEHAIINLGGNVMTVGGNPNGNPWKIGIQDPFNPRGDFLGIVPITNWTVVTSGTYERFFEENGKKYHHILDTTTGYPTDNNLYSVSIITDKSIDGDGLSTTTLLIGLEEGIKLIESLENTEAIFVTSDKKVYVTSGLKKDFIITNPDFNLAN, encoded by the coding sequence TTGATTCTAAAAAGAAAAATGCTTCTCGTTACTACCATAGCCTTAATAACTACATTCGCATTGGCTGGATGTCAGACACCAGCTTCCACTCCCGCTCCTGCTCCCGCAGCAAAAGGAGAGCCTATATCCAGAACTGATTATATGCTGGGAACAGTTATTGACATAACCATATATGATAAGAGCGACACAACAATACTGGATAAGGCCTTTGCCAGAATAGCTGAAATAGAGAGTAAAATGACTATTAATAACGCTGAAACCAGTGAAATCATTGCTCTCAATAATGCTTCAGGCGTAAACGAAGTGAAGCTTAGCCCCGACACCTTCTTAGTGGTGGAAAAAGGGAAGCAGTATTCTGAGCGATCCGATGGAAAGTTTGATATAACTGTAGGCCCAATAGTTAAGCTTTGGAATATTGGTACCGAGTCTGCAGCGGTACCTGATAAAGATGAGCTGGCAGAAGCTGTGAAGCTGATAGATTATAACAAACTGATCCTTAACAAGGAAAACCTTACCGCCAAACTTGAAACCCCGAATATGAAAGTGGATTTGGGTGCTATTGCAAAGGGCTATACTGCTGATGAAGTTGCCAGAGTCCTCAAGGAGAATGGGGTAGAGCATGCCATTATAAACCTCGGTGGAAACGTTATGACCGTGGGTGGGAATCCAAATGGCAACCCATGGAAAATCGGAATTCAGGACCCCTTCAACCCAAGAGGTGATTTCCTTGGTATAGTCCCTATAACGAACTGGACTGTAGTGACCTCAGGCACCTACGAAAGATTCTTTGAAGAGAACGGTAAGAAATACCATCATATTTTGGACACAACAACCGGCTATCCTACTGACAATAATTTGTACAGTGTATCAATTATAACTGACAAATCCATAGACGGAGATGGGCTGTCCACTACCACACTGCTAATAGGGCTTGAGGAAGGCATTAAGCTTATCGAAAGTCTCGAAAATACAGAAGCCATATTTGTGACCTCAGACAAAAAGGTTTATGTTACTTCAGGTCTAAAGAAAGACTTTATAATCACTAATCCTGATTTTAATCTAGCTAATTAA
- a CDS encoding nitroreductase family protein, with translation MITIDSSKCVRCGDCRSICHASAISNGSESIEIDYKLCSTCCQCIACCPTGALSWNGIKSRKIIRELLPEDESLTELLKARHSIRSFKDKPVETEKLEKICAAAKLAPTNNYDIELIVVRDVEKMAKLEEINLSYIKRMDGLIYKNPLVFNILKLFKTAANDTDREKIKRVLERGNIFQKAPVLIILTADPKIHYTEQSCQYAMYNMMLTAQTMGLGSCISGAGKMILARSKKAEELLEMPKGKKIQGILFMGYPAVSFTKTVEGNLPKVKWI, from the coding sequence ATGATAACAATTGACAGTTCCAAGTGTGTAAGATGCGGTGACTGTAGAAGTATATGCCATGCATCTGCGATTTCTAATGGCAGTGAAAGTATAGAGATAGATTACAAGCTGTGCAGCACATGCTGCCAGTGTATAGCTTGCTGCCCGACGGGCGCGTTGTCCTGGAATGGTATTAAATCGAGAAAGATAATAAGGGAGCTGCTCCCTGAAGATGAAAGCCTAACTGAGCTTCTCAAAGCACGGCATTCCATAAGAAGCTTCAAGGATAAGCCCGTCGAGACGGAGAAGCTGGAGAAGATCTGCGCTGCTGCAAAGCTGGCTCCTACGAACAACTATGATATTGAGCTTATTGTAGTACGGGATGTGGAGAAAATGGCAAAGCTGGAAGAGATAAACCTTTCCTATATTAAAAGAATGGATGGGCTTATATACAAGAACCCTCTGGTATTCAATATTCTTAAGCTATTTAAAACAGCAGCGAATGACACTGATAGAGAAAAGATAAAAAGGGTATTGGAGAGAGGAAATATATTTCAAAAGGCGCCTGTACTGATAATACTGACTGCAGACCCCAAAATCCATTATACCGAGCAGAGCTGCCAGTATGCCATGTACAATATGATGCTGACGGCACAAACAATGGGTTTGGGTTCTTGCATATCCGGGGCGGGGAAAATGATATTAGCCAGGAGTAAAAAAGCAGAAGAATTATTAGAGATGCCAAAAGGTAAGAAAATTCAGGGCATACTGTTTATGGGATACCCTGCGGTAAGCTTTACGAAAACGGTGGAAGGCAATCTGCCAAAGGTAAAATGGATATAA
- a CDS encoding GNAT family N-acetyltransferase gives MEQTYGKYLISTEKSLLSVDTVYDFLVNKAYWAKYRTKEQIEKSIKNSLCFGVYDAGRQVGFARAVTDYSVMYWLCDVFVDEEYRGQGIGKFLVEFIVNHPDLMHLNGTLCTKDAQGLYQRYGFVVPSPETNTYMAKRRVPLSPA, from the coding sequence ATGGAACAGACCTACGGGAAATATCTGATAAGTACTGAGAAATCACTTCTGTCAGTAGATACTGTTTATGATTTTCTGGTCAACAAAGCATATTGGGCAAAATACAGAACGAAGGAACAGATAGAAAAGTCTATAAAAAACTCTCTGTGCTTTGGAGTGTACGATGCAGGAAGACAGGTGGGTTTTGCAAGAGCTGTTACAGACTATTCTGTGATGTACTGGCTGTGTGATGTTTTTGTGGATGAGGAATACAGAGGGCAGGGTATCGGTAAGTTCCTGGTGGAATTTATTGTGAATCACCCGGATTTAATGCACTTAAACGGAACCTTGTGTACCAAGGATGCTCAGGGATTATACCAAAGGTATGGATTTGTAGTGCCGTCGCCTGAAACGAATACATATATGGCAAAGAGAAGAGTGCCACTGTCCCCGGCTTGA